A genomic region of Clavibacter michiganensis subsp. insidiosus contains the following coding sequences:
- a CDS encoding ABC transporter ATP-binding protein, which yields MLEVQNVTRSFGDRRVLDDVSFAVRPGRLTGFVGGNGAGKTTTMRIMLGVLSADSGTVSLNGRDLGTSSRRTFGYMPEERGLYPKMKLQEQIVYLGRLHGMSAADATASTERLLERLSLGERRNDPIESLSLGNQQRAQIAASLVHDPEVLVLDEPFSGLDPIAVETVLGVLTERAAQGVPVLFSSHQLDIVERLCDDVVVIAEGRIRASGDREQLRDQHSRPLTELQIAGDGGWVRDVPGVEVVEFDGGYVLFEADEEARQRVLAEAVSRGSVAGFTRRRPTLSEIFQEVVQ from the coding sequence GTGCTCGAAGTCCAGAACGTCACGCGATCGTTCGGGGACCGTCGCGTCCTCGACGACGTGTCCTTCGCCGTGCGGCCGGGGAGGCTGACCGGCTTCGTCGGCGGCAACGGCGCCGGCAAGACCACCACCATGCGGATCATGCTCGGCGTACTCAGCGCCGACTCCGGCACCGTCTCGCTGAACGGGCGCGACCTCGGCACCTCGAGCCGCCGCACCTTCGGCTACATGCCCGAGGAGCGCGGCCTCTACCCGAAGATGAAGCTGCAGGAGCAGATCGTCTACCTCGGCCGCCTGCACGGCATGAGCGCCGCCGACGCGACCGCGAGCACCGAGCGACTGCTCGAGCGCCTCAGCCTCGGCGAGCGCCGCAACGACCCCATCGAGTCGCTGTCGCTCGGCAACCAGCAGCGGGCGCAGATCGCCGCGAGCCTCGTGCACGACCCCGAGGTGCTCGTGCTCGACGAGCCGTTCTCGGGCCTCGACCCGATCGCGGTCGAGACCGTCCTCGGCGTCCTCACCGAGCGGGCCGCGCAGGGCGTGCCCGTGCTCTTCTCCTCGCACCAGCTCGACATCGTGGAGCGCCTCTGCGACGACGTGGTCGTCATCGCCGAGGGCAGGATCCGCGCGTCGGGCGACCGCGAGCAGCTGCGCGACCAGCACAGCCGCCCACTCACGGAGCTGCAGATCGCGGGCGACGGCGGCTGGGTGCGCGACGTGCCCGGCGTCGAGGTCGTCGAGTTCGACGGCGGCTACGTGCTCTTCGAGGCCGACGAGGAGGCGCGCCAGCGCGTGCTCGCCGAGGCCGTCTCCCGCGGATCCGTCGCGGGCTTCACCCGCCGCCGCCCCACCCTCAGCGAGATCTTCCAGGAGGTCGTCCAGTGA
- a CDS encoding DUF805 domain-containing protein — MTDATPPGSRTPLELPLYGASWSEAMRRFFLKYSTFRGRASRSEFWWWALTAFVATSALQTLSDLNADRDPLGPFDAVMITDPWGAVLAVLQLAVFIPSFAVSWRRLHDVDRSGTWTFINFIPVLGQIVYVIMTAGRSRPGGARFD; from the coding sequence ATGACCGATGCGACGCCGCCCGGATCCCGCACGCCCCTCGAGCTGCCGCTGTACGGCGCGTCGTGGAGCGAGGCGATGCGGAGGTTCTTCCTCAAGTACTCGACGTTCCGCGGGCGCGCGAGCCGGAGCGAGTTCTGGTGGTGGGCGCTCACGGCGTTCGTCGCCACGTCCGCGCTCCAGACCCTGAGCGACCTGAACGCCGACCGCGATCCGCTCGGTCCGTTCGACGCGGTGATGATCACGGACCCGTGGGGCGCCGTCCTCGCCGTGCTCCAGCTGGCGGTCTTCATCCCGTCATTCGCGGTCTCGTGGCGTCGGCTGCACGACGTCGACCGCAGCGGCACGTGGACGTTCATCAACTTCATCCCGGTCCTCGGGCAGATCGTGTACGTGATCATGACCGCGGGCCGGTCGCGGCCCGGCGGCGCGCGCTTCGACTGA
- a CDS encoding PadR family transcriptional regulator, with protein sequence MPTRQHPPERSFWNKAVLSLLVLHAIYAFERAHGYKVVSYLRDELALDVRGGTVYPLLNALETQGLLASIWLPGSGGPGRKEYYVTPDGKMELDRSCKTWFLFSETVSEALIKTAKEGGQ encoded by the coding sequence GTGCCTACACGTCAACACCCCCCAGAGAGATCTTTCTGGAACAAGGCCGTACTGAGCCTCCTGGTGCTGCACGCTATATACGCATTCGAACGGGCACATGGCTACAAGGTGGTTTCGTACTTACGGGACGAGCTGGCCCTCGATGTACGAGGCGGGACCGTGTATCCCCTTCTCAATGCACTGGAGACTCAAGGGCTGCTTGCCTCGATATGGCTGCCCGGCAGCGGCGGGCCCGGGCGCAAAGAGTATTACGTCACACCTGACGGCAAGATGGAACTCGATAGAAGTTGTAAGACTTGGTTCCTCTTCTCGGAAACAGTATCTGAAGCACTGATCAAGACGGCGAAAGAAGGCGGGCAATGA
- a CDS encoding threonine aldolase family protein codes for MDPVTDATDAPTASPLRLHDTAARGFASDNYSGIHPEVLEAIAAANGGHQVAYGGDAYTARLQEVVGEHFGRGAEAFPVFNGTGANVTGLLSMLPRWGAVVCATTAHINTDEGGAPERVAGIKLLQVPTEDGKLTPELIDREAWGWGDEHRAQPLAVSITQTTELGTVYTSAEVRAIADHAHERGMRLHMDGARLSNAAATLDAPFRAFTSDAGVDVVSFGGTKNGLLYGEAIVVLDPEASEGLTYLRKLNMQLASKMRFVSAQLLALLGSEVDGVPLYLRSARHANGMAARLRAALEGVDGVEFTQETQANGLFAILPEGVADRLRGEFRFYDWDPARREVRWMCSFDTTEDDIDRFAAAIRREVGAG; via the coding sequence ATGGATCCCGTGACCGACGCCACCGACGCCCCCACCGCCTCCCCGCTCCGCCTGCACGACACCGCCGCCCGCGGCTTCGCCTCCGACAACTACTCCGGGATCCACCCCGAGGTGCTCGAGGCCATCGCCGCCGCGAACGGCGGGCACCAGGTCGCGTACGGCGGGGACGCCTACACGGCACGGCTCCAGGAGGTCGTGGGCGAGCACTTCGGCCGCGGCGCCGAGGCGTTCCCCGTCTTCAACGGCACGGGCGCCAACGTCACGGGCCTCCTCTCGATGCTGCCGCGCTGGGGCGCGGTGGTCTGCGCGACGACCGCGCACATCAACACCGACGAGGGCGGCGCCCCCGAGCGCGTCGCCGGCATCAAGCTCCTCCAGGTGCCCACCGAGGACGGCAAGCTCACGCCCGAGCTCATCGACCGCGAGGCGTGGGGCTGGGGCGACGAGCACCGCGCGCAGCCGCTCGCCGTGAGCATCACGCAGACCACCGAGCTCGGCACCGTCTACACGTCGGCCGAGGTGCGGGCGATCGCCGACCACGCGCACGAGCGCGGCATGCGCCTGCACATGGACGGCGCGCGCCTCTCGAACGCGGCGGCCACGCTGGATGCGCCGTTCCGCGCGTTCACGTCCGACGCGGGCGTCGACGTCGTCAGCTTCGGCGGCACCAAGAACGGCCTGCTCTACGGCGAGGCGATCGTGGTGCTCGACCCCGAGGCGTCCGAGGGGCTCACCTACCTCCGCAAGCTCAACATGCAGCTCGCCTCGAAGATGCGGTTCGTGAGCGCGCAGCTGCTCGCGCTCCTCGGATCCGAGGTCGACGGCGTGCCGCTCTACCTCCGCTCCGCCCGCCACGCGAACGGCATGGCCGCGCGCCTCCGGGCCGCACTCGAGGGCGTCGACGGCGTCGAGTTCACGCAGGAGACGCAGGCGAACGGCCTGTTCGCGATCCTCCCCGAGGGCGTCGCCGACCGCCTCCGCGGCGAGTTCCGCTTCTACGACTGGGACCCGGCCCGCCGCGAGGTGCGCTGGATGTGCTCGTTCGACACCACCGAGGACGACATCGACCGCTTCGCGGCGGCGATCCGCCGGGAGGTCGGGGCGGGGTAG
- a CDS encoding helix-turn-helix domain-containing protein, with the protein MARTVARPYCGEHERTRIVDLRTQRGWSQERLAEASSITVRTVQRLEAVNDASLDTLTRVAKALEIQVRDLFSTVDESGHGRAVTALDARAARQQERREQRPTQPGPQRPQMPPLTEAEIDYTPRESA; encoded by the coding sequence GTGGCCCGAACGGTGGCCCGTCCCTACTGTGGCGAACATGAACGGACACGGATCGTCGACCTCCGGACGCAACGAGGCTGGAGCCAGGAACGACTGGCGGAGGCCAGCAGCATCACCGTCCGGACGGTGCAACGCCTCGAAGCCGTCAACGACGCCAGCCTCGACACGCTAACCCGCGTGGCCAAGGCGCTCGAGATCCAGGTGCGCGACCTCTTCTCCACCGTCGACGAGAGCGGCCACGGACGCGCCGTCACCGCCCTCGACGCCCGCGCCGCACGGCAGCAGGAACGCCGCGAGCAACGGCCGACTCAGCCGGGTCCGCAACGACCGCAGATGCCGCCCTTGACGGAGGCCGAGATCGACTATACGCCTCGAGAGAGCGCCTGA
- a CDS encoding CPBP family glutamic-type intramembrane protease: protein MFRLILYFGMLLAAYAALTLIAFFTSLKFDYELLLLPAGLLAFAIAVGPRMLKRWNEATPAVLLGNPPKASPEMPVLCILVAALLALASHGATLPMAAHSSVMAVIEEFVFRLFPAIAIFNIPRRMMTKRFIATVVSVGVFVGGHQGSYWQLGVEKVIFAVVAMALIFITRNVWLGVGLHLSTNVLAVSWLAYSTRPLVDVTLFLAISASGALAVLSCFTKADQPLQALSRGV from the coding sequence ATGTTTCGCCTCATTCTCTACTTCGGGATGTTGTTAGCGGCCTACGCCGCACTGACTCTCATTGCTTTTTTCACTTCACTCAAATTCGACTACGAGTTGCTTCTCCTGCCGGCTGGCCTGCTGGCCTTCGCCATAGCGGTTGGCCCGAGAATGCTCAAACGGTGGAATGAAGCCACTCCGGCGGTGCTGTTGGGTAATCCGCCGAAGGCGAGTCCCGAAATGCCTGTTCTCTGTATTCTTGTCGCTGCTCTACTGGCGCTGGCATCTCATGGAGCCACTCTTCCGATGGCTGCACACTCCTCGGTCATGGCTGTCATCGAGGAGTTCGTGTTTCGACTCTTTCCGGCCATCGCGATCTTCAACATTCCTAGACGCATGATGACCAAGCGGTTCATCGCCACCGTTGTCTCTGTGGGTGTTTTTGTCGGCGGGCACCAAGGGTCGTATTGGCAGCTTGGGGTCGAGAAGGTCATCTTTGCAGTAGTTGCAATGGCGCTGATATTCATAACACGCAACGTGTGGTTGGGTGTTGGCCTCCATCTATCGACCAACGTCCTCGCTGTTTCATGGCTCGCATACTCGACCAGGCCATTGGTTGACGTGACTCTGTTCCTCGCGATCTCCGCATCAGGAGCTCTGGCAGTTCTTTCCTGCTTCACAAAGGCGGATCAGCCGCTTCAGGCGCTCTCTCGAGGCGTATAG
- a CDS encoding NAD(P)/FAD-dependent oxidoreductase gives MTAAPGTTPHHDVLVIGGGNAGLSVAGRLRRYGVDDVAVIEPRDTHYYQPMFSHVAGGTARASQATRPQGSVTPKGVTWIQDRVAGIDPVAKTVALESGRRVSYGQLIVCPGIQKDWDSVPGLADAMASPVGISNYEHHYAAKASQVLRDVRSGTVVFTQPDGPGTCSGASQKPMYLACDHWRAIGVLDDIRVVLVVPTPTMFGMPLVDAELERKVAEYGIEVRYGRELVGVDPAARTVEIAGVDRSRALLGPDHAAQQGLDDADRETLPYDVLHAVPPQSAPDWLAGTGLAAPGDAGGFVEVDPLTLRHPRFPDVWALGDAAATTNSKSGGALRQQTTTVAKNLVAARKGKPLPQTYNGYSVCPFVVSRSTVVFAEFDDRYRPKPTIPGWKGLAKERRITFLADRYVLPWVYWNLILQGRA, from the coding sequence ATGACCGCTGCCCCCGGCACGACCCCGCATCACGACGTCCTCGTCATCGGCGGGGGGAACGCCGGGCTCTCGGTCGCGGGCCGGCTCCGGCGGTACGGCGTCGACGACGTCGCGGTGATCGAGCCGCGCGACACGCACTACTACCAGCCGATGTTCTCGCACGTGGCGGGCGGCACCGCCCGGGCGTCGCAGGCCACCCGGCCGCAGGGGTCCGTCACGCCGAAGGGCGTCACGTGGATCCAGGACCGCGTCGCCGGCATCGACCCGGTCGCGAAGACGGTCGCGCTCGAGTCCGGCCGCCGCGTCTCCTACGGCCAGCTCATCGTGTGCCCCGGCATCCAGAAGGACTGGGATTCCGTGCCCGGCCTCGCCGACGCCATGGCCTCGCCCGTCGGCATCTCGAACTACGAGCACCACTACGCGGCGAAGGCCTCGCAGGTGCTGCGGGACGTGCGCTCCGGCACGGTCGTCTTCACCCAGCCCGACGGCCCCGGCACCTGCTCGGGCGCGTCGCAGAAGCCCATGTACCTCGCGTGCGACCACTGGCGCGCGATCGGCGTGCTCGACGACATCCGCGTGGTGCTGGTCGTGCCGACGCCCACCATGTTCGGCATGCCGCTCGTCGACGCCGAGCTCGAGCGCAAGGTCGCCGAGTACGGCATCGAGGTGCGGTACGGCCGCGAGCTCGTGGGCGTGGATCCCGCCGCCCGCACCGTCGAGATCGCCGGCGTCGACCGGTCCCGCGCGCTCCTCGGCCCCGACCACGCCGCGCAGCAGGGCCTCGACGACGCGGATCGCGAGACCCTCCCCTACGACGTGCTGCACGCGGTGCCGCCGCAGTCCGCGCCGGATTGGCTCGCCGGCACGGGCCTCGCGGCGCCCGGTGACGCGGGCGGCTTCGTCGAGGTGGATCCGCTGACCCTCCGCCACCCGCGCTTCCCCGACGTGTGGGCGCTCGGCGACGCGGCCGCCACCACCAACTCGAAGTCCGGCGGCGCCCTCCGCCAGCAGACCACGACGGTCGCGAAGAACCTCGTCGCCGCCCGGAAGGGCAAGCCGCTGCCGCAGACCTACAACGGCTACTCGGTGTGCCCGTTCGTGGTCTCGCGCTCGACCGTGGTGTTCGCCGAGTTCGACGACCGCTACCGCCCGAAGCCCACGATCCCGGGCTGGAAGGGCCTCGCGAAGGAGCGCCGCATCACGTTCCTCGCCGACCGCTACGTGCTGCCGTGGGTGTACTGGAACCTGATCCTGCAGGGCCGCGCCTGA
- a CDS encoding ABC transporter ATP-binding protein produces the protein MTSAVAVRSVSKAYGKVKVLQNVTFECQPGTVTALVGPNGAGKSTILRLLCGLSSPTGGQVEINGSRLHDIEPGTVIGSVLDPTAHHPSRSVYSTISIAAKMIGVSRARVDGVIDALGLSTVAKRKFRALSLGMKQRVCLGIALLGEPKILVLDEPMNGLDVEGIEWLRTTMQTYVANGGTVIISSHLLNELQAFADRVIVVSQGRIVADEAVQNSSPDASRVQALNPPELEALLERHSFGFQLRDNWYEVDESRQRLAQIAHLEGVILIGLDDQRSTAISQFYKDRTEGAYKMTTQEGAK, from the coding sequence GTGACTTCTGCAGTTGCCGTTCGGTCAGTCAGCAAGGCTTATGGCAAAGTCAAGGTCCTCCAGAATGTGACTTTCGAGTGCCAGCCGGGGACGGTGACTGCGCTCGTAGGCCCCAATGGGGCGGGAAAATCCACCATCCTCAGGCTTCTTTGTGGCCTTTCCTCCCCGACAGGGGGCCAGGTCGAGATAAACGGTTCGAGGTTGCATGATATCGAGCCGGGGACTGTCATCGGTTCCGTGCTCGACCCAACCGCGCACCACCCTTCGCGCTCTGTCTACTCGACGATCTCCATCGCAGCCAAGATGATCGGGGTGTCACGTGCGCGTGTTGACGGTGTCATCGACGCACTTGGGCTATCGACGGTAGCGAAACGCAAGTTCCGCGCGCTCTCTCTGGGCATGAAGCAACGAGTCTGCCTCGGCATCGCGCTATTGGGCGAGCCCAAGATACTTGTGCTGGACGAGCCGATGAACGGACTCGATGTCGAAGGCATCGAATGGCTCCGCACAACTATGCAGACGTACGTTGCAAATGGCGGAACAGTCATTATATCCAGCCACTTGCTAAATGAACTACAGGCGTTTGCGGATCGGGTAATCGTCGTCAGTCAGGGCAGGATCGTCGCTGACGAAGCCGTTCAGAATTCAAGTCCCGATGCGAGCAGGGTTCAGGCGCTGAATCCCCCAGAGCTTGAAGCGCTGCTGGAGCGGCACTCGTTTGGATTCCAGTTGAGAGACAACTGGTACGAAGTCGACGAAAGCAGGCAACGCCTCGCTCAGATTGCGCACCTGGAAGGCGTCATCCTCATCGGATTGGATGACCAACGATCTACAGCAATATCTCAATTCTACAAAGATCGCACAGAAGGCGCATACAAAATGACGACCCAGGAGGGTGCAAAGTGA
- a CDS encoding ABC transporter permease, whose protein sequence is MSTTTATRRGTAPTFAQSTMLVTGREVRMRLRSKSFLISTGILLVGILVSIVVSGFLTANGGPGNGDPTRVAVVGSAQQAVSGAASLESVPADSIEDAQAMVRDGDVEAAVVPDTQADSDGAVLVIGDSSAPDGVVSALTDTPRVELLDEPTTNPAIAYIVALAFGVVFFISALTFGQIIAQSVVEEKQTRVVELLMSTIPVRALLAGKVLGNSILAFTQIALIALMSGVGLLVTEQTALLAIVGPAVIWFVVFFLFGFVLLASLFATAASLVSRQEDVGAVTAPVTYLVMIPYFAVIFFNDNPVVMTVMSYIPFSAPVGMPMRLFLGEAQWWEPLVSLAVLIATTAVVVALGSRIYSNSLLRTGSRVKLEDALKG, encoded by the coding sequence GTGAGCACCACCACCGCCACCCGACGGGGCACCGCCCCGACGTTCGCCCAGTCCACGATGCTCGTGACGGGCCGCGAGGTGCGCATGCGCCTGCGCAGCAAGTCGTTCCTCATCAGCACCGGGATCCTGCTCGTCGGGATCCTCGTCTCCATCGTCGTCAGCGGCTTCCTCACCGCGAACGGCGGCCCCGGCAACGGCGATCCCACGCGCGTGGCCGTGGTCGGCTCCGCCCAGCAGGCCGTCTCGGGCGCCGCGTCGCTCGAAAGCGTGCCCGCCGACAGCATCGAGGACGCGCAGGCGATGGTGCGCGACGGCGACGTGGAGGCGGCGGTCGTCCCCGACACCCAGGCCGACTCCGACGGCGCCGTGCTCGTGATCGGCGACAGCTCCGCGCCCGACGGCGTCGTCAGCGCCCTCACCGACACCCCGCGCGTCGAGCTCCTGGACGAGCCGACCACGAACCCCGCCATCGCCTACATCGTGGCGCTCGCGTTCGGCGTGGTGTTCTTCATCTCCGCGCTGACGTTCGGGCAGATCATCGCCCAGAGCGTGGTCGAGGAGAAGCAGACGCGGGTGGTCGAGCTGCTCATGTCGACCATCCCCGTGCGGGCGCTGCTCGCCGGCAAGGTGCTCGGCAACAGCATCCTCGCGTTCACGCAGATCGCGCTCATCGCCCTGATGTCCGGCGTCGGCCTCCTCGTGACCGAGCAGACCGCGCTGCTCGCGATCGTCGGCCCCGCGGTGATCTGGTTCGTCGTGTTCTTCCTGTTCGGGTTCGTGCTGCTCGCGTCGCTCTTCGCGACGGCGGCCTCGCTCGTCTCCCGCCAGGAGGACGTCGGCGCCGTCACGGCCCCGGTCACGTACCTCGTGATGATCCCGTACTTCGCGGTCATCTTCTTCAACGACAACCCCGTGGTGATGACGGTCATGTCGTACATCCCGTTCTCGGCCCCGGTCGGGATGCCGATGCGCCTGTTCCTCGGCGAGGCCCAGTGGTGGGAGCCGCTCGTGTCGCTCGCCGTGCTCATCGCGACGACCGCCGTGGTGGTGGCCCTCGGATCCCGCATCTACAGCAACTCGCTGCTCCGCACCGGATCCCGCGTGAAGCTGGAGGACGCGCTGAAGGGATGA
- the aqpZ gene encoding aquaporin Z, whose amino-acid sequence MSRSTTTAKAPRDTPAQGRGQKAASAGDRPSTAARWGAEAFGTFLLVFGGVGTALYASAFPDDGNATGVGFLGVALAFGLTVMAGVAAVGGVSGGHFNPAVSVGLAFAGRIGWREVPGYVVAQLVGGILGSSALALIAADGPAGYLASAQDAGFASNGYGDASPGGFGLAAALLIEVILTAVFVTVILAVTGQKAYAAVAPIVIGLTLTLIHLISIPVSNTSVNPARSIAAAVYGGPVALGQVWAFIVAPLVGAAIAGFAHRALTRAASVPA is encoded by the coding sequence ATGAGCAGGTCGACCACCACCGCGAAGGCACCCCGCGACACCCCGGCCCAGGGCCGCGGGCAGAAGGCGGCCTCCGCCGGCGACCGCCCGTCCACCGCCGCGCGCTGGGGCGCCGAGGCCTTCGGGACCTTCCTCCTCGTCTTCGGGGGCGTCGGCACCGCGCTCTACGCATCGGCGTTCCCGGACGACGGCAACGCCACGGGCGTCGGATTCCTGGGCGTCGCGCTCGCGTTCGGCCTCACGGTCATGGCGGGCGTCGCCGCCGTCGGCGGGGTCTCCGGCGGCCACTTCAACCCGGCCGTCAGCGTCGGCCTCGCGTTCGCCGGCCGCATCGGCTGGCGCGAGGTGCCCGGCTACGTGGTCGCGCAGCTCGTCGGCGGGATCCTCGGATCCAGCGCCCTCGCGCTCATCGCCGCCGACGGCCCCGCCGGCTACCTCGCATCCGCGCAGGACGCGGGCTTCGCGTCGAACGGCTACGGCGACGCCTCGCCCGGCGGCTTCGGCCTCGCGGCCGCGCTCCTCATCGAGGTGATCCTCACCGCGGTCTTCGTGACCGTGATCCTCGCCGTCACCGGCCAGAAGGCGTACGCGGCCGTCGCGCCCATCGTCATCGGGCTGACGCTCACCCTGATCCACCTCATCAGCATCCCGGTCAGCAACACCTCCGTGAACCCGGCCCGCTCCATCGCGGCCGCGGTCTACGGCGGGCCCGTCGCGCTCGGCCAGGTGTGGGCGTTCATCGTCGCGCCGCTGGTCGGCGCCGCGATCGCCGGGTTCGCGCACCGCGCGCTGACCCGCGCCGCCTCCGTCCCCGCCTGA
- a CDS encoding Asp23/Gls24 family envelope stress response protein — MTDVTPATASSRAAAKHTPADSTSGKNTIADGVVEKVAGIAARQVPGVHDLGNGAARAVGAIRNVIGQQDRGQGISVEVGEKQVAADIVVVAEYPVALQDLADRIRESVTDAISQVVGMDVTEVNVTVSDVHIPSDDKDDDDSKSRVQ, encoded by the coding sequence ATGACCGACGTCACCCCCGCCACCGCATCCAGCCGCGCCGCCGCCAAGCACACGCCCGCCGACTCCACCTCGGGCAAGAACACGATCGCCGACGGCGTCGTCGAGAAGGTCGCTGGCATCGCGGCCCGCCAGGTTCCCGGCGTGCACGACCTCGGCAACGGCGCGGCCCGTGCCGTCGGCGCGATCCGCAACGTCATCGGCCAGCAGGACCGCGGCCAGGGCATCTCCGTCGAGGTCGGCGAGAAGCAGGTCGCCGCGGACATCGTCGTCGTCGCCGAGTACCCCGTCGCGCTGCAGGACCTCGCCGACCGGATCCGCGAGTCCGTCACGGACGCGATCTCGCAGGTCGTCGGCATGGACGTCACCGAGGTCAACGTCACCGTCTCCGACGTGCACATCCCCTCGGACGACAAGGACGACGACGACTCGAAGAGCCGCGTCCAGTAG
- a CDS encoding Lsr2 family DNA-binding protein: MARKTVIQLIDDIDGAPLLMERDGEGPSHLTSLPSRSTSATHATQDYRKRSRGHHCRPPCRTQVQRRCGSHADEKTELTKIREWARQNGKEVPDRGRVSSTKRDAYDAADQGGICSPDSICGDPDSALPTRDAKEAADQLRSCRTRLSTTRSDALRRD, from the coding sequence ATGGCGCGTAAGACCGTTATCCAGCTCATCGACGACATCGATGGCGCCCCACTGCTGATGGAGCGGGACGGAGAGGGACCTTCGCATTTGACGTCATTGCCTTCGAGATCGACGTCAGCGACGCACGCGACACAGGACTACAGGAAGCGCTCACGCGGTCACCACTGCCGGCCGCCGTGCAGGACGCAAGTGCAGCGGCGCTGCGGGAGCCACGCAGACGAAAAGACCGAGCTCACGAAGATCCGCGAGTGGGCCCGCCAGAACGGAAAAGAGGTTCCTGACCGCGGCCGTGTCTCGAGCACCAAACGCGACGCGTACGACGCTGCCGACCAAGGCGGCATCTGTTCGCCCGATTCTATCTGCGGAGATCCCGACTCCGCACTGCCTACGAGAGACGCCAAGGAGGCGGCCGACCAGCTGCGCTCCTGCCGCACGCGACTATCAACCACAAGATCCGATGCGTTACGTCGAGACTGA
- a CDS encoding SDR family NAD(P)-dependent oxidoreductase, translating into MLIDLRDRVVVVSGASQGIGRAIAERFLAEGCRVFGLDLRFRDPLPEGITAIVADVTDPASVQAAVAQVVAEAGRVDVLVNNAGINVEGSVETLEPARFQAAFDVNVGGVFLLSQAVIPAMKAAGGGRIINAASFAAVIPSVGAAAYGASNAAVVQFTRVLASELGPWGITVNAYAPGMIPTTMNGFAEMPEPAQDRLLDTLSIRRWERPDDVADLLLFLASDRAGYITGTLVDVSGGKLATQMPQRAYEGAGAPERGPRDGAASADPR; encoded by the coding sequence ATGCTCATCGACCTCCGCGACAGGGTCGTCGTCGTGTCCGGTGCCTCGCAGGGCATCGGCCGCGCGATCGCCGAGCGCTTCCTGGCCGAGGGGTGTCGGGTCTTCGGGCTCGACCTCCGCTTCCGCGACCCGCTGCCGGAGGGCATCACCGCGATCGTCGCCGACGTCACCGACCCGGCCTCCGTGCAGGCGGCGGTCGCGCAGGTGGTCGCGGAGGCCGGCCGGGTCGACGTGCTCGTGAACAACGCCGGGATCAACGTCGAGGGGTCTGTCGAGACGCTCGAGCCCGCGCGCTTCCAGGCCGCGTTCGACGTCAACGTGGGCGGCGTGTTCCTGCTCTCGCAGGCCGTCATCCCGGCCATGAAGGCCGCGGGAGGCGGGCGGATCATCAACGCGGCGTCGTTCGCGGCGGTCATCCCGAGCGTCGGCGCGGCTGCCTACGGGGCGTCGAACGCCGCCGTCGTGCAGTTCACGCGCGTGCTCGCGAGCGAGCTCGGGCCGTGGGGCATCACCGTCAACGCGTACGCGCCCGGCATGATCCCGACGACCATGAACGGCTTCGCCGAGATGCCGGAGCCCGCGCAGGACCGCCTGCTCGACACGCTCAGCATCCGCCGGTGGGAGCGGCCCGACGACGTGGCCGACCTCCTCCTGTTCCTCGCGAGCGACCGCGCCGGATACATCACGGGCACGCTCGTCGACGTGAGCGGCGGCAAGCTCGCGACGCAGATGCCGCAGCGCGCGTACGAGGGCGCGGGCGCGCCGGAGCGCGGGCCGCGGGACGGCGCGGCCTCGGCGGATCCCCGATGA
- a CDS encoding Asp23/Gls24 family envelope stress response protein: MNDAAPAIRPIDLTGIDPAHPEGETAAHRIGVAAAETAAGVTGVHHLGGTTARALDAASRAIRGTSTGPGVTVSEEAGGTVIDIDLVVEYPTPVQDVVDETREQVARAARQIAPGAVRVNIRVTDVHGPFDDEQSPAGAALADSAKADIEETRDAAEERHDDAADFDTYAAPHGSAPEVTVIVDGHGDGATRVEVDGPATVEVQGDRVEVDGSATTRTDDEGTDRS, translated from the coding sequence GTGAACGACGCCGCACCTGCCATCCGTCCCATCGACCTGACCGGCATCGACCCCGCGCACCCGGAGGGGGAGACGGCCGCGCACCGCATCGGCGTCGCGGCGGCCGAGACCGCCGCGGGCGTCACGGGCGTGCACCACCTCGGCGGCACGACCGCGCGGGCGCTCGACGCGGCGTCGCGAGCGATCCGCGGCACGAGCACCGGCCCCGGCGTCACGGTCTCCGAGGAGGCCGGCGGCACCGTGATCGACATCGACCTCGTGGTCGAGTACCCGACGCCCGTGCAGGACGTCGTCGACGAGACCCGCGAGCAGGTGGCCCGAGCCGCCCGCCAGATCGCGCCCGGCGCGGTTCGCGTCAACATCCGCGTGACCGACGTGCACGGCCCGTTCGACGACGAGCAGTCGCCCGCGGGCGCCGCGCTCGCCGACTCCGCGAAGGCGGACATCGAGGAGACCCGCGACGCGGCCGAGGAGCGCCACGACGACGCCGCCGACTTCGACACCTACGCGGCGCCGCATGGATCCGCGCCGGAGGTCACCGTGATCGTCGACGGGCACGGCGATGGCGCCACGCGCGTCGAGGTCGACGGCCCCGCGACGGTCGAGGTGCAGGGCGACCGCGTGGAGGTCGACGGGTCGGCCACGACCCGCACCGACGACGAGGGCACCGACCGCTCCTAG